The Pseudomonadota bacterium genome has a segment encoding these proteins:
- the alr gene encoding alanine racemase, whose amino-acid sequence MDASMANTWIEISAGAVANNVAAFRGIAGPDRALMAVVKSDAYGHGMREVAGIALGAGADWLGVFSALEGLALREAGIDAPILVFGPVPEAALDRALAAGLRLTAASPIAAAAIAARPGAKGARVHVKVETGTNRQGMLAGELPGAVRLLEAAGAVVEGAYTHFADIEDTTEHAYAAKQKARFLEVLDGLRAAGVEIPMPHTACSAAAILFPETHHALVRAGIGVYGLWPSKETRVSANALGRNRLGLRPAMTWKTRIAQIKCVVAGDYVGYGRTFRATRSTLLAVLPVGYADGYDRSLSNAARTIVRGVRAPVVGRVCMNMMMIDVSDVPGAAEGDEVVLLGSQGDESVTAEDLARLAGTINYEIVTRAAPGAPRIVVE is encoded by the coding sequence TTGGACGCGTCGATGGCGAACACGTGGATCGAGATCTCGGCGGGCGCCGTGGCGAACAACGTCGCCGCGTTCCGCGGGATCGCGGGACCGGACCGCGCCCTCATGGCGGTCGTGAAGTCGGACGCGTACGGGCACGGCATGCGCGAGGTCGCCGGGATCGCGCTCGGCGCGGGCGCGGACTGGCTCGGCGTGTTCTCGGCGCTCGAGGGGCTCGCGCTGCGCGAGGCGGGGATCGACGCCCCGATCCTCGTGTTCGGCCCGGTACCCGAGGCGGCGCTCGATAGGGCGCTCGCGGCGGGCCTGCGCCTCACCGCGGCGTCGCCTATCGCCGCGGCGGCGATCGCGGCGCGACCCGGGGCCAAGGGGGCGCGCGTCCACGTCAAGGTCGAGACCGGCACGAACCGGCAGGGGATGCTGGCCGGCGAGCTGCCGGGCGCGGTCCGCCTGCTCGAGGCGGCCGGCGCCGTGGTCGAGGGCGCGTACACGCACTTCGCGGACATCGAGGACACGACCGAGCACGCCTACGCCGCGAAGCAGAAGGCGCGGTTCCTGGAGGTGCTCGACGGGCTGCGCGCCGCGGGCGTCGAGATCCCGATGCCGCACACCGCGTGCTCGGCCGCCGCGATCCTCTTCCCGGAGACGCACCACGCGCTCGTCCGGGCCGGCATCGGCGTGTACGGCCTGTGGCCCTCGAAGGAGACGCGCGTCTCGGCGAACGCGCTCGGCCGCAACCGCCTGGGGCTCAGGCCCGCCATGACGTGGAAGACCCGAATCGCCCAGATCAAGTGCGTCGTGGCCGGCGACTACGTGGGCTACGGCCGCACGTTCCGCGCGACGCGGTCGACGCTGCTCGCGGTGCTGCCGGTCGGCTACGCGGACGGCTACGACCGCTCGCTCTCCAACGCGGCGCGCACGATCGTCCGCGGCGTGCGGGCGCCGGTCGTGGGCCGCGTGTGCATGAACATGATGATGATCGACGTGTCGGACGTGCCCGGCGCGGCCGAGGGCGACGAGGTCGTGCTGCTCGGCTCGCAGGGCGACGAGTCGGTCACGGCCGAGGATCTCGCCCGCCTCGCGGGCACCATCAACTACGAGATCGTCACCCGCGCCGCCCCCGGCGCCCCGCGGATCGTGGTGGAGTAA
- a CDS encoding M50 family metallopeptidase, producing MSIAISIIALGLLIAFHELGHYAAARLVGMRVLRYSIGFFKPILSWTSKKTGIVYQVGILPLGGFVQIKGMNPFEEGAFEDPDSYQTKSAWRRAAVIAAGPAANFALSFVVLWALFAIGGPMEVDEARVGAVSRGGPAERAGLEPGDRVIELDGRPISTWEELSSNLHESPGKRVELLVERGEARRTIAVTPEDKGGMGLIGIGQPSVLVRYPVHGAAGAALGQCTSWISMTFAGLKSWMTEEDSAMSPVGPVGIVKMAASSLDVGPAHFIVFVAYLSVMLFLFNLFPLPALDGGRCLVLLGETITRRRLNRTIDAYVNTAGFFLVLGLIAVITVKEVFFG from the coding sequence ATGAGCATCGCCATTTCGATCATCGCGCTCGGCCTCCTCATCGCGTTCCACGAGCTCGGCCACTACGCCGCCGCGCGCTTGGTCGGCATGCGCGTGCTGCGCTACTCGATAGGCTTCTTCAAGCCGATCCTCTCGTGGACCTCGAAGAAGACGGGCATCGTCTACCAGGTCGGGATCCTGCCGCTCGGCGGCTTCGTGCAGATCAAGGGGATGAACCCGTTCGAGGAGGGCGCGTTCGAGGATCCGGACTCCTACCAGACCAAGTCCGCGTGGCGGCGCGCGGCCGTGATCGCGGCGGGCCCGGCGGCGAACTTCGCCCTTTCGTTCGTCGTCCTGTGGGCGCTGTTCGCGATCGGCGGGCCGATGGAGGTGGACGAGGCGAGGGTGGGCGCGGTCTCGCGCGGCGGGCCTGCGGAGCGCGCGGGCCTCGAGCCGGGCGACCGCGTGATCGAGCTCGACGGCCGCCCGATCTCGACGTGGGAGGAGCTCTCCTCGAACCTCCACGAGAGCCCGGGAAAGCGCGTCGAGCTGCTCGTCGAGCGCGGCGAGGCGCGCCGCACGATCGCGGTCACCCCGGAGGACAAGGGCGGCATGGGCCTCATCGGCATCGGCCAGCCGTCGGTCCTCGTGCGGTACCCGGTGCACGGGGCGGCCGGCGCCGCGCTCGGGCAGTGCACGAGCTGGATCTCGATGACGTTCGCCGGTCTCAAGAGCTGGATGACGGAGGAGGACTCGGCGATGTCGCCGGTCGGCCCGGTCGGCATCGTCAAGATGGCCGCGAGCAGCCTCGACGTGGGGCCCGCGCACTTCATCGTCTTCGTGGCGTACTTGAGCGTGATGCTGTTCCTGTTCAACCTGTTCCCGCTCCCCGCGCTCGACGGCGGCCGGTGCCTCGTGCTGCTCGGCGAGACGATCACGCGCCGCCGCCTGAACCGCACGATCGACGCCTACGTCAACACGGCGGGCTTTTTCCTCGTGCTCGGCCTCATCGCCGTGATCACGGTGAAGGAGGTCTTCTTCGGATGA
- a CDS encoding TlpA family protein disulfide reductase — protein MSGGAKSPARPRGRAGRAVALVAIAAAIAGLFLVQLTGGGKLPEGAVAPAFSLPRADRAGERVELALLRGKVVVLDFWSTTCPPCLAEMDELETLRRRMGPRGVEVVGICAGGEPVDEVARFVRGRGVSYPIAVDEDGVAAAAYRVRSLPTLYVVDAAGRVTAGHSGFWAEDDIAAAVADALAAPGANR, from the coding sequence ATGAGCGGCGGGGCGAAAAGCCCGGCCAGGCCCCGCGGCCGCGCTGGCCGGGCCGTCGCGCTCGTCGCGATCGCCGCGGCGATCGCCGGGCTGTTCCTCGTCCAGCTCACGGGCGGCGGCAAGCTCCCCGAGGGCGCGGTGGCGCCGGCGTTCTCCCTGCCCCGTGCGGACCGGGCGGGCGAGCGCGTCGAGCTCGCGCTCCTCCGCGGCAAGGTCGTGGTGCTCGACTTCTGGTCCACGACGTGCCCGCCGTGCCTCGCCGAGATGGACGAGCTCGAGACGCTCCGGCGGCGCATGGGGCCGCGCGGCGTCGAGGTCGTCGGGATCTGCGCGGGCGGCGAGCCCGTCGACGAGGTTGCGCGGTTCGTCCGCGGGCGCGGGGTGTCGTACCCGATCGCCGTGGACGAGGACGGCGTTGCCGCCGCGGCCTACCGCGTCCGCTCCCTGCCCACGCTCTACGTCGTGGACGCCGCGGGCCGCGTGACCGCCGGCCACTCAGGGTTCTGGGCCGAGGACGACATCGCGGCCGCCGTGGCGGACGCGCTCGCCGCGCCCGGGGCGAATCGGTGA